Proteins from one Dysgonomonas sp. HDW5A genomic window:
- the rplR gene encoding 50S ribosomal protein L18 encodes MTTKTDRRNKIKLDVRSKIQGTTERPRLTVFRSNKQIYAQVIDDLTGKTLASASSLKLSEKAPKKEIAAKVGELVAKAAQEAGITSVVFDRNGYLYHGRVKEMADAARKGGLKF; translated from the coding sequence ATGACAACGAAGACAGATAGAAGAAATAAGATAAAGTTAGATGTACGTAGTAAAATACAAGGTACAACTGAACGTCCACGTTTGACAGTTTTCAGAAGTAACAAGCAAATTTATGCTCAGGTTATCGACGATTTAACTGGAAAAACTCTAGCTTCTGCTTCTTCTCTTAAATTGAGTGAAAAAGCTCCTAAGAAAGAGATTGCGGCTAAAGTAGGTGAACTAGTAGCTAAGGCTGCTCAAGAAGCAGGCATTACATCTGTAGTATTTGACCGAAATGGTTATTTATACCACGGTAGAGTTAAAGAAATGGCAGATGCTGCCCGTAAAGGTGGACTTAAATTTTAA
- the secY gene encoding preprotein translocase subunit SecY: MGFVKTIENIWKIEDLRKRILTTFFFVVIYRFGTHVVLPGVNPADLEALRHSASGGLLGLLDMFSGGAFANASIFALGIMPYISASIVIQLLGIALPYFQKLQKEGESGRNKLNQYTRYLTLVILLFQGPAYLLGALQGAAPGGFWSFLLPSTIILAGGSMFVLWLGERITDKGIGNGISFIILVGIIARLPHALVGEFTSRLSDSAGGLIVFLLEIVFLLFVIAMAILLVQGTRKIPVQYAKRIVGNKQYGGARQYIPLKVNAANVMPIIFAQAIMFIPVAVAGFTTADKSGWFMRSMTDNTSWLYCLIFAFLIIAFTWFYTAVTINPIQMADELKRNNGFIPGIKPGKKTADYIDLIMSRITLPGSLFLALVAILPAFASLIGISKEFSHFFGGTSLLILVGVVLDTLQQIESHLLMRHYDGLLKSGRIKGRSGSIAAY, from the coding sequence ATGGGATTTGTAAAAACAATAGAAAATATATGGAAGATTGAGGATCTGCGCAAACGGATTCTCACTACTTTCTTTTTCGTAGTGATCTATCGTTTTGGTACACATGTTGTGTTGCCGGGCGTAAATCCAGCGGATTTGGAAGCTCTTCGCCACAGTGCATCCGGAGGATTATTAGGCTTGCTTGATATGTTTTCTGGTGGTGCTTTTGCAAATGCTTCTATTTTTGCATTGGGTATTATGCCTTATATCTCAGCTTCGATTGTAATCCAGCTGTTGGGTATAGCACTACCGTACTTTCAAAAACTACAAAAAGAAGGAGAAAGTGGACGTAATAAGCTTAACCAATATACTCGTTATCTGACATTAGTGATACTTCTATTTCAAGGCCCTGCCTATTTGCTAGGTGCTTTGCAAGGAGCTGCTCCTGGAGGATTCTGGAGTTTTCTATTGCCTTCAACCATCATTTTGGCAGGCGGTAGTATGTTTGTACTATGGTTAGGTGAGCGTATCACCGATAAAGGTATTGGAAACGGTATTTCGTTTATAATACTAGTTGGTATTATTGCTCGATTGCCTCATGCTTTGGTTGGAGAGTTTACTTCCCGTCTGAGTGATAGTGCTGGTGGTCTGATCGTATTTTTGCTTGAAATAGTATTTTTACTTTTTGTTATTGCAATGGCAATACTTCTTGTACAAGGTACTCGCAAGATACCGGTACAGTATGCAAAACGTATCGTTGGCAATAAACAATATGGTGGTGCACGTCAGTATATCCCATTAAAAGTAAATGCTGCCAACGTGATGCCTATCATTTTCGCTCAAGCGATTATGTTTATCCCTGTTGCTGTGGCTGGATTTACAACTGCAGATAAATCTGGATGGTTCATGCGTTCTATGACTGATAATACCAGTTGGTTATATTGCCTTATATTTGCTTTTTTAATTATAGCATTTACATGGTTTTATACTGCGGTTACTATCAATCCAATACAAATGGCTGATGAATTAAAAAGAAATAATGGATTTATTCCCGGAATTAAACCTGGAAAGAAAACGGCTGATTATATAGACCTTATTATGTCTCGTATAACTCTACCCGGTTCATTATTCTTGGCTCTAGTTGCTATCTTACCTGCTTTTGCAAGTTTGATTGGAATTAGTAAAGAATTTTCTCACTTTTTCGGTGGTACTTCTTTATTGATTTTGGTTGGGGTAGTATTGGATACTTTACAACAAATCGAAAGTCACTTGTTGATGAGACATTATGATGGTTTGTTGAAGTCAGGTAGAATAAAAGGTCGTTCAGGATCAATTGCGGCATATTAA
- a CDS encoding DNA-directed RNA polymerase subunit alpha, producing MAILAFQKPDKVLMLEADNFFGKFEFRPLEPGYGITVGNALRRILLSSLEGFAITSIKIDGVEHEFATVPGVIEDVTNIILNLKKVRFKQIVEEIENEKVSITISGSEVFKAGDIGKHLSGFEVLNPELVVCHLDPSANLQIELTINKGRGYVPADENRSLSDDVNVIAIDSIYTPIRNVKYSIENYRVEQKTDYEKLVIEISTDGSIHPKDALKEAAKILIHHFMLFSDEKILLEQTETDGNEEFDEEILHMRQLLKSKLVDMNLSVRALNCLKSAEVETLGELVQFNKNDLLKFRNFGKKSLTELDELLDSLNLSFGMDISKYKLDKD from the coding sequence ATGGCGATATTAGCATTTCAAAAACCCGATAAAGTATTGATGTTAGAAGCGGACAACTTCTTCGGTAAGTTCGAGTTTCGTCCGTTGGAACCTGGCTACGGTATTACTGTAGGTAATGCTCTTCGCCGTATTCTCCTTTCTTCACTTGAAGGTTTTGCTATTACTTCTATAAAAATCGATGGTGTTGAGCATGAATTTGCTACAGTACCGGGAGTTATAGAGGATGTAACAAATATAATCTTGAATCTGAAAAAAGTTCGATTTAAACAAATAGTCGAAGAAATAGAGAATGAGAAAGTAAGCATTACTATTTCGGGTTCCGAAGTGTTCAAAGCTGGAGATATAGGTAAGCATTTATCTGGGTTTGAAGTTTTAAATCCTGAATTGGTGGTTTGCCACTTAGATCCAAGTGCGAATCTTCAAATTGAGTTGACAATTAACAAAGGTCGTGGATACGTTCCCGCAGACGAGAACCGTAGTCTTTCCGATGATGTTAATGTAATCGCAATTGACTCTATCTATACTCCGATCCGTAATGTGAAATACTCTATCGAAAACTATCGTGTAGAGCAAAAAACAGATTACGAAAAATTAGTGATAGAAATATCGACTGATGGATCTATACATCCAAAAGATGCACTGAAAGAAGCTGCTAAAATTCTTATCCATCACTTCATGTTGTTTTCTGATGAGAAAATCTTATTGGAGCAAACAGAAACTGATGGAAACGAAGAGTTTGATGAAGAAATACTTCACATGCGCCAATTGTTGAAAAGCAAGTTAGTAGATATGAACCTATCGGTTCGTGCTCTGAACTGTTTGAAATCGGCTGAAGTAGAAACTTTAGGAGAGCTTGTTCAGTTCAATAAAAACGACCTTCTTAAATTCCGTAACTTCGGTAAGAAATCTCTTACAGAGTTAGACGAATTATTAGATAGTCTGAACCTTTCTTTTGGTATGGATATATCCAAATATAAATTAGATAAAGATTAA
- the map gene encoding type I methionyl aminopeptidase — MIFLKTEEEIELMRESNRLVGMTLGEVAKHIKPGVTTLHLDKIAEEFIRSHGAIPSFKGYKGAPGTIDFTGSICASVNDVVVHGIPGGYVLKDGDIISVDCGTEKNGFCGDSAYTFCVGEVSEEAKALLRATKESLYKGIEKAIEGNRIGDISEAVQSHCEKLRYSVVRELVGHGIGRKMHEAPEVPNYGRRGTGPLLKKGMCIAIEPMINQGSKNVVFESDGWTVRTKDRKLSAHFEHTVSIREGKADILSTFEFIEAVLGNNGI, encoded by the coding sequence ATGATTTTCCTAAAAACAGAAGAAGAAATAGAATTAATGCGTGAGAGTAACCGCTTGGTTGGTATGACTCTAGGCGAAGTTGCCAAACATATCAAGCCGGGGGTTACTACACTGCATTTAGATAAAATAGCTGAAGAATTTATCAGAAGTCATGGAGCAATTCCATCTTTTAAAGGCTATAAGGGTGCACCGGGTACAATTGATTTTACTGGGAGTATATGTGCTTCGGTGAATGATGTTGTAGTGCATGGTATACCTGGAGGTTATGTTCTTAAAGACGGAGATATAATATCAGTTGATTGCGGAACTGAAAAGAATGGTTTTTGTGGAGATTCAGCCTATACTTTTTGTGTAGGAGAGGTTTCTGAAGAAGCGAAAGCTTTATTGAGAGCTACTAAGGAATCTTTATATAAAGGTATAGAAAAGGCCATCGAAGGTAATCGTATCGGAGATATTAGTGAAGCCGTTCAGTCTCATTGTGAAAAACTGCGATATTCGGTAGTACGTGAATTAGTTGGTCATGGTATCGGTCGTAAGATGCATGAAGCTCCCGAAGTTCCTAATTATGGAAGACGAGGAACTGGTCCTTTATTAAAAAAAGGAATGTGTATTGCTATTGAGCCAATGATTAATCAAGGAAGTAAGAATGTTGTGTTTGAAAGCGATGGATGGACAGTAAGAACAAAGGATAGAAAACTATCAGCTCATTTCGAACATACAGTTTCGATTCGAGAAGGTAAAGCTGATATCTTATCTACGTTCGAGTTTATTGAGGCTGTGTTAGGAAATAACGGAATCTAA
- the rpsD gene encoding 30S ribosomal protein S4, with amino-acid sequence MARYTGPKSRIARKFGEPIFGPDKVLSRKNYPPGQHGNGRKKKTSEYGIQLREKQKAKYTYGVLEKQFRNLFEKAASARGITGEVLLQFLESRLDNVVFRLGIAPTRAAARQLVSHRHILVEGKIVNIPSYSVKPGQIISVREKSKSLEVIDNALSGFNHSKYPWIEWDNSSKSGKYLHLPERADIPENIKEQLIVELYSKD; translated from the coding sequence ATGGCAAGATATACAGGACCAAAATCAAGAATAGCCCGTAAATTCGGTGAGCCTATCTTCGGACCAGATAAAGTTCTTTCTAGAAAGAACTATCCTCCCGGACAACATGGTAATGGTAGAAAGAAAAAGACTTCTGAATATGGTATTCAGTTGCGTGAAAAACAAAAAGCTAAATATACTTACGGAGTATTGGAAAAACAATTCCGTAACTTGTTTGAAAAAGCTGCAAGTGCTCGTGGTATTACAGGTGAGGTTTTATTACAATTCCTAGAATCAAGACTTGACAACGTTGTATTCCGCTTGGGTATAGCTCCTACAAGAGCTGCTGCCCGTCAGTTGGTTTCACACCGTCATATTTTGGTAGAGGGTAAAATTGTTAATATACCATCATATTCTGTTAAACCAGGACAAATAATATCTGTTCGCGAAAAATCAAAATCTTTAGAGGTTATTGATAATGCTTTATCTGGATTCAACCACAGCAAATATCCTTGGATAGAGTGGGACAATTCATCTAAATCAGGTAAATATTTGCACTTACCTGAAAGAGCAGATATTCCAGAGAACATAAAAGAACAGTTGATAGTAGAATTGTATTCTAAAGATTAA
- the rpmD gene encoding 50S ribosomal protein L30, producing MATIKIKQVRSRINSPIDQKRTLDALGLRKLNRVVEHPDNPAIRGMIEKVKHLVSIVE from the coding sequence ATGGCAACAATTAAAATTAAACAAGTTAGAAGCAGAATCAATAGCCCTATTGATCAAAAGAGAACATTAGATGCTCTAGGGTTGAGAAAATTGAATAGAGTGGTTGAACATCCAGATAATCCAGCAATAAGAGGGATGATCGAGAAAGTAAAGCACTTAGTTTCTATAGTAGAGTAA
- the rpsE gene encoding 30S ribosomal protein S5 encodes MAGINNKVKSTNDIELKDRLVAINRVTKVTKGGRTFSFAAIVVVGNEDGIVGWGLGKAGEVTTAIAKGVEAAKKNLIKVPVLKGTIPHEQVARFGGSEVFIKPASPGTGVKAGGAMRAVLESVGVTDVLAKSKGSSNPHNLVKATIEALGELRDAYTVAQNRGVSMEKVFKG; translated from the coding sequence ATGGCAGGAATTAATAATAAAGTAAAATCGACCAACGATATCGAACTGAAGGACAGATTGGTGGCTATCAATCGTGTTACAAAAGTAACAAAGGGTGGTCGTACGTTCAGTTTCGCAGCTATCGTCGTTGTAGGTAACGAAGATGGTATAGTTGGTTGGGGCCTAGGTAAAGCCGGTGAGGTGACTACAGCCATTGCCAAAGGAGTTGAAGCTGCTAAGAAAAACCTGATCAAAGTTCCGGTTTTGAAAGGAACTATCCCTCACGAACAAGTTGCTCGTTTTGGAGGATCAGAAGTTTTCATCAAACCAGCTTCTCCCGGTACAGGAGTAAAAGCAGGAGGTGCGATGCGTGCTGTGCTTGAAAGTGTTGGTGTAACTGACGTTCTTGCAAAATCTAAAGGTTCTTCTAACCCTCACAACTTAGTGAAGGCTACAATTGAAGCTTTAGGTGAACTAAGAGATGCGTATACTGTTGCTCAAAACAGAGGAGTGTCTATGGAAAAAGTGTTTAAAGGTTAA
- the rplO gene encoding 50S ribosomal protein L15, whose amino-acid sequence MNLSNLKPAEGATKTRKRIGRGTGSGLGGTSTRGHKGAKSRSGYSKKIGFEGGQMPIQRRLPKYGFKNINRVEYKAINLNVLQDLADAQKLTKIDIQTLINAGFVSSKHLVKILGNGALTVKLDVEAHSFSKSAEAAIIAVGGTATKLK is encoded by the coding sequence ATGAATTTATCGAATTTAAAACCTGCTGAAGGTGCTACTAAAACAAGAAAAAGAATCGGTCGTGGTACCGGATCGGGTTTAGGTGGTACTTCTACAAGAGGTCATAAAGGTGCTAAGTCTAGATCGGGTTATTCAAAGAAGATCGGTTTTGAAGGAGGTCAAATGCCTATCCAACGTCGTCTTCCTAAATATGGCTTTAAAAATATCAACCGTGTTGAATATAAAGCTATTAATTTGAATGTACTTCAAGATTTGGCTGATGCTCAAAAACTAACAAAAATTGATATTCAAACTCTGATCAATGCTGGTTTTGTTTCATCTAAGCACTTAGTGAAGATTTTAGGTAATGGAGCATTAACTGTAAAGTTAGATGTTGAAGCTCATTCTTTCTCTAAGTCAGCAGAGGCTGCTATTATAGCAGTAGGTGGAACCGCAACAAAACTGAAGTAA
- the rplQ gene encoding 50S ribosomal protein L17, with the protein MRHNKKFNHLGRTNTHRNAMLSNMCASLIMHKRIFTTVAKAKALRKVIEPIITKSKEDTTHSRRLVFQDLQSKSAVTELFQNVSVKVADRPGGYTRIIKTGNRLGDNASMCFIELVDYNENMLKETTKAAAKPKTRRSKKKADDTEVAAEAVKETKAKAPKAAKAKVEDEDKKTEE; encoded by the coding sequence ATGAGACATAATAAAAAATTTAATCACTTAGGTCGTACTAATACGCATAGAAACGCAATGTTATCTAACATGTGTGCTTCTTTAATCATGCACAAGCGTATTTTTACTACTGTAGCAAAAGCAAAGGCTTTAAGGAAAGTTATTGAGCCTATCATTACTAAATCAAAGGAAGATACTACTCACTCAAGACGTTTAGTATTCCAAGATCTTCAAAGTAAATCAGCTGTAACAGAATTGTTCCAAAATGTATCTGTAAAAGTTGCAGATCGTCCAGGTGGATATACTCGTATAATCAAAACCGGAAATCGTTTAGGAGACAATGCTTCAATGTGTTTTATTGAGTTAGTAGACTACAATGAAAATATGTTGAAAGAAACTACTAAAGCTGCTGCTAAACCTAAGACACGTCGTTCTAAGAAGAAAGCAGATGATACTGAAGTAGCTGCTGAAGCAGTCAAAGAAACTAAGGCTAAAGCTCCTAAAGCAGCTAAAGCTAAAGTAGAAGACGAAGACAAAAAAACTGAGGAATAA
- the rpsK gene encoding 30S ribosomal protein S11, with product MAKKTVAAKKRNVKVDANGQVHVHSSFNNIIISITNSEGQVISWSSAGKMGFRSSKKNTPYAAQMAASDCAKVAYDLGLRKVKVFVKGPGNGRESAIRTIHGAGIEVSEIVDVTPLPHNGCRPPKHRRV from the coding sequence ATGGCAAAAAAAACAGTCGCAGCTAAAAAAAGAAACGTTAAAGTGGATGCAAACGGACAAGTTCATGTGCATTCTTCATTTAACAATATTATTATTTCGATTACAAACAGCGAAGGTCAAGTGATCAGCTGGTCATCTGCAGGTAAAATGGGTTTTAGAAGTTCTAAGAAAAACACCCCTTATGCAGCTCAAATGGCAGCGTCAGATTGTGCTAAAGTAGCATATGACCTAGGCTTGAGAAAAGTGAAAGTGTTTGTAAAGGGTCCAGGAAACGGGCGTGAGTCTGCAATCCGTACAATACATGGTGCAGGAATAGAGGTGTCAGAAATAGTTGACGTTACTCCACTTCCTCATAATGGATGTCGTCCTCCAAAACACAGAAGAGTTTAA
- the infA gene encoding translation initiation factor IF-1 has translation MAKQASIEQDGVIVEALSNAMFRVELENGHEITAHISGKMRMHYIKILPGDKVRVEMSPYDLTKGRISFRYK, from the coding sequence ATGGCTAAACAAGCATCAATAGAACAAGATGGCGTAATTGTAGAAGCATTGTCTAATGCAATGTTTCGTGTAGAGTTAGAAAATGGACATGAAATTACTGCACATATTTCGGGTAAAATGCGTATGCATTACATTAAAATACTACCAGGAGATAAAGTGCGAGTTGAAATGTCTCCATATGATTTGACTAAAGGTCGAATCTCTTTCAGATACAAATAA
- the ykgO gene encoding type B 50S ribosomal protein L36 produces MKVRASLKKRTGDCKIVRRKGRLYVINKKNPKYKQRQG; encoded by the coding sequence ATGAAAGTAAGAGCATCATTAAAGAAGCGTACTGGTGATTGTAAAATTGTCAGAAGAAAAGGTCGCTTATACGTAATAAACAAAAAAAACCCTAAGTACAAACAACGTCAGGGATAA
- the rpsM gene encoding 30S ribosomal protein S13, translated as MAIRIVGVDLPQNKRGEIALTYIYGIGRSNSNKILEQAGVDRNLKVKDWTDEQAGTIRELISSQFKVEGDLRSEVQLNIKRLMDIGCYRGIRHRIGLPLRGQSTKNNARTRKGKKKTVANKKKATK; from the coding sequence ATGGCTATAAGAATAGTTGGTGTCGATTTACCGCAAAATAAGAGAGGCGAAATTGCCTTGACATATATATATGGTATCGGACGTAGTAATTCTAATAAAATTTTAGAACAAGCAGGTGTTGATAGAAATCTTAAAGTAAAAGATTGGACAGATGAACAAGCGGGAACAATCCGTGAATTAATCTCAAGTCAATTTAAAGTTGAAGGAGATTTGAGATCTGAAGTTCAGTTGAACATTAAGCGCCTAATGGATATCGGTTGTTACCGTGGTATTCGTCACCGTATTGGCTTACCTCTAAGAGGACAAAGCACTAAAAATAACGCTCGTACACGCAAGGGCAAAAAGAAAACTGTTGCAAACAAGAAAAAGGCTACAAAATAA